Genomic window (Cyanobacteriota bacterium):
GGTGCTCCTCCCAGTCCTGATTTAGGAGCGCCTACACCTCCGCCCCAACCAACTCCGATGGCAGTCGAGCCATCGCCAGCCCCTAGTCCAGAGCCAATAGCTGAACCATTGCCTATTGTCTCAGCCCCAGAGGGCACAGGCAGCACCTCAGCGAACCCCTTCAGCGACCCCTTTGCTGCGACTTCAGAGCGCTCTACATTACCATCAACCCCAGTTGATGACATGGATCCCTTTGCCAATCCGTTTGCGGTGAGTGCATCAGAACCTACACCATCATCAACGCTGCCATCCTCTTCAGATCCCTTTGCAGATCCCTTTCAGGTTAGTGCCAGCCCTCCTCCCAAAGCAGGCAAAGCGCCACCATTGCCAGTTGCGCCCCGAATTGATGACGATAACACCACGTTTTTAGCGGCTGAGGCCGAGCGTCTGTTCGCGGAAACAGAAGCCATATTGTCCACCCCAACCGATGAGGACAATAGTGATTTTCTGATGGCGCAGGCAGAGAAACTGTTGGCTGAAACGGAATCTTTGGCTGCTCCAGCACCGTCCCCGCCGATCGCCATGCCTGCTGCATCACCACCTACCAGTGTGGTTCCACCTGTTCGAGCCACTTCAGACGTAGGAGAGGCGATCGCTCCTCAGCACGTGTTAGAGGGTCACAGTGCCAACGTAACGGCTGTCAACTTCAGCCCAGATGGTCAATTTCTGGTCAGCAGTAGCGGTGACGGCACCATCAAACTCTGGCAATGGAGTGCTGAGCGTGCACTCAATACCTTCACTGGCCATGAACAATGGGTTTCTTCAGCGGTGATTACAGCG
Coding sequences:
- a CDS encoding WD40 repeat domain-containing protein, whose protein sequence is MDPFANPFAVSASEPTPSSTLPSSSDPFADPFQVSASPPPKAGKAPPLPVAPRIDDDNTTFLAAEAERLFAETEAILSTPTDEDNSDFLMAQAEKLLAETESLAAPAPSPPIAMPAASPPTSVVPPVRATSDVGEAIAPQHVLEGHSANVTAVNFSPDGQFLVSSSGDGTIKLWQWSAERALNTFTGHEQWVSSAVITADGRFVVSGSFDETIRIWEIAIGEEIFATVGHKQGVTAVLTSSDGKLMVSSGRDQTIKVWDLENGWELRTLSGHTGSVSSLAMSADDKTLISGSDDASVMVWEPTSEKSRHTLRGHAQRIYTVAVSANGKLAASGSGDKTIKIWNVQAGKA